The nucleotide sequence GTCATAACCTAATACCTGGATCAGTTGTTCCAGCGCGGCAATCTCACCATGAATATCCCCCACGATGTCCACGGGACCAGTGAAAGCCTGCTGTATAAATGAGTACTTCATTTATGCATCCTGAATTAAGTCTAAAACAGAATATATCCCTAATAAGTATCCTTTAAATTTATGAAGATCTGAATACAGAATGAATCATCATTTAAATAATTTAACCCGAATCACGGATAAGAAATTGACTTGAAAAATAAGAGGACTAGAGCCATCAGTTGAGTTACCAAACCAAACTCACAACTCTAGTCCTGATGTTCAATAGTACCGATTCTGCTTAATTGATGATTTCTTTCTTAAATTTGAAGCAACTTATTGGAAGTTCCTCAAACAAAGTCATCATTCTCTAAGAATCAGAAATGCTCAGCTCACAATTTCAGAAATCTGCTTTATCACCATTTGGTACAAATGTTCTCATTTCAATAATTTCAAAGCCTTTTTTACATGGCTAAAGCTGGATAAAAGCTTTTTATTTAAGCACTTGCCTTGCTGCCAACGCATGATTCACTTGATCAATAGGCATGAATTAGCACTACATGCCCTGTATGTAGCTTTGATGAAAGGCAAAGATAAACAATACTTATAGATTGATTCAACAACGCTACCTGTTTGTAAAAATCAACGTATTCAATGCCATAAATCATTAGCCCAAATCGCATCACGTGGCAAAAGTTCTATGGGTTGGTTTTATGGCTGTAAATTACATATCGTGATGAACCAATTTGGTGAAATTAGTTGTTCTGCTTTATCGAATGGACATGTTGCTGACATAAAAATGGTTGAGCAATTGGTTGATGGTTTTGCATCGCTTCAAACAGTTCATTTACGCTGACTTCCTGAATCCGGCTTTTTGCATTCTGGATCAATTGCTCTGCAGTTTTCATCATTTTCATTCTTCCTCGGCCATTAAAATTATATTTTGTATAAACGATGCTCAGGTAGATTGAAAGCGTTTGAGTTTAAATTTACAACTGGCTATTTAGCCCATGAGCGCTGAATAGATTAAATACATCGCCACCCCAACCACGGTAGTGGCAAATATTTTCTGTACCTTGTTACTGTCAATCCGCTGCATCAGACTGCGTCCAATTAACATCCCGACAATACAGGCCAGGACAAAGGTCAGCGTAACCGAAACAGGATATTGAAAGCCATCCAGCACGTGTGCAGAAATACTGACCCCACCAATCAGGAAAATAACCATCAGGGAAGTCGCAACGATACTGCGCATATCAAGGTCGGTGAATTTACGCAGGGCTGGAACAATTACAAAACCACCCCCACCCCCAACAGACCGGTTAATAAACCTGCCACAACACCAATACCTGCTAGGAACGAAGCAGTTTTGACATTCCAGATCAGACGACCGGTCGATTGATTGACCTTGCACGGTGCATTGCCATGATCGGTCACTTTATTAAAAAAGATCCGGTAAGCCACGATCAGCATGACCAGACTGAAAGCCAGCGTCAGCCAGAACGGAGAAACGATATCGGCCAGATGCACGCCATAACGCGCTGTAGGAATACTAATGAGAGCAATCCAGAGGGCAGCGCGATAACGTACAATACGCTTGAACAAATCCTCGAACGTTCCGACCAAGGCCGACAGCGTGACCGCAAGCAATCCCACCGGCGCAGCCTGGGCCACCGTCCAACCCTGGGTCGTCATCAGTGCAGGTACAGCCAGAATACCGCCACCGGCACCGATCAAACCCAATAGCACTCCGATAACTAGCCCTTCAAGTATTAATGCCCACATCGCCCTCTCCCTTATCCACAAAAATGATTCAATAAAAGTTGAACTTTTTGTTGAATCACGACACAAGCTTATTTGAAGTAGTTAATAGGAAGCTTGAGGTAAGAAACACCGTTTTGTTCTGGCTCAGGAAACTGTCCTGCTTTCATATTGATCTGAATCGCCGGTAGAATCAGCTTAGGCATACTCAGTCCTGAATCCCGCTGATTTCGCATCTGAGCAAATTCAGCTTTACTGATTCCCTGATGAATATGGATATTCTGTTTTTTCTGCGTCTGTATATCAGATTCACACACATACGATTCACGTGTTTCAGGCAGATAGTCATGACATAAAAAGACCCGGGTATCTTCTGGCAACTGAAACAGGCTTTGCACCGAATCATAAAGCTGTTCTGCGCTGCCTCGCGGAAAATCACAACGTGCTGTACCATAATCTGGCATGAACAACGTATCACCCACAAAAACCGCATCGCCAATCACATAACTCAGGCAAGCAGGCGTATGTCCCGGTGTTGGAATGTTATAGGCTTTCAATGTTCCAATTTGGAACGACTCATGATCTTCAAATAAATAATCAAAGAGCTGCTGGGCATTCCATTGTTTAATATCTAGATGATAAATCGCGCCAAAAGTTTCCTGAACAATACCAATTTTCTGGCTCATGGCAATTTTGCCACCCAGTTCTTCTTTGAGATATTGCGCTGCAGTTAAATGATCAGCATGGACATGGGTTTCGAGAATCCACTCGACCGTTAAACCCTGCTCTTTAATATAGGCAATAATTTTATCGGCATGAATAGTGGATGTACTTGCTGATGCCGGATCATAATCCAGAACGCTATCAATAATGGCGCAGGCTTTGGTCGCCGGATCACGTACAACATAACTGAAGGTATTGGTATCTTCGTGAAAAAAATCTTTTACTATAGGTAAATTTGACATCGTTAAGCTCCTGACCATTTACGGTGAATCCATACACCCACCAGCATTGCTACAATAAAATAGAGCACTTGATAGTGGCCCAAACCGATCAAAGTGAAACTTGGCGCCGGACAGATGCCGGCAATGCCCCAACCTGCACCAAATAAAACCGCACCCGTGATCAGCTTCTTATCTATCTGATTATTTTTAGGTAAATCAATAGGTTCATTAAATACTGTTTTCGGTTGCGCCGTACGTAATGCTTTCTGGAAGGGAATAAAGGCCACAGTAATCGCGCCCATCATCACAAAGGCCAGACTGGCATCCCAATCGCCAAACAGATCCAGGAAATCGAGTACTTTTTCCGGATTGGACATGCCCGATACCATCAATCCCACAGAGAACAGCGCACCAAATAAAAAGGCAAACACATTTTTCATTTTAGAATGCTCCTGTGATATGACGGATAAGGTAAACAGCGACAAAACCTGCAAACATAAAAGTCATGGTCGCGACAATAGAACGCTTAGACAGGCGACTGATACCACAAATTCCGTGACCACTGGTACAGCCCGAACCCAAGCGTGTTCCAAAACCTACCAGCAGACCTGCCACAATCATCATCAGTGGGCTGGCGTTCAATTCGATTTCTGGTTGTACAAACAGACCATAAATAAACGGTGTGAGGATCAAACCTGATAAAAACCAGATCGCAGGCGTTTTAAATACGGTTTTTGAGTTTAATACCTGCCCAATCAAGCCACTGATCCCTGCAATACGGCCATTGACGTAAAGATAGCCAACTACAGAAAGTCCGAGCATTAAACCGCCAATAAATGCGATGAGGAAGTCATGCATGGTGAATCAATCTCTATACAATATACTTTTTTATATTATATAATAAAAAATAATAATCAAGCAGTTTTGTGGTAAATTGTGTAAACTGCATGGGTTACATCAAAGGTTTCAAGGACATCTATGGATATGATTGCTGCAAATGCCAAAATTGATTTTTCACAGGTCGATTTCGTCAGCCAATGCCTAAAAGTTTTAGCCAATCCTGATCGTCTGAAAATCTTATGTGTCCTGGTTGACGGGGAAATGAATGTTCAGGAAATTGAAGAATCTACCGATATTCATCAACCTACACTTTCACAACAGCTGACTGTACTGCGTAAGGCCGACATGGTTGGCACCCGACGTGAGGGCAAACAGATTTTCTATCGTCTGAGTGACCCCAAGGTCTTGAGCCTGATGCAAAAGCTGTACGAGCTGTATTGCGCCCAGCCCTCTTCTTAGTGCAGCCAAAAAGAAATGATCAGAAGCAGTCCGCTAAAAGCAGTAAACAGATTTAGCCATACGGGATACTGGGTGTAATAACCTTCAATAAATTCCGGCGGTCGCAGTGATGTCAAACCCCGTCGATATTGCAGGATTGAGGCGAAATTCACCAACATACCAAATACAATCACCGCAATTCCCAACCATTGTGAATAAGCTATTTTCTGTGCATAAGTGTCTGGGTCCACCAGTTGCACTAGCAGGTTGGATTTTTCAATCACAAAACCAAAAGCAATTAATGCCAAACCACTCCGGTTCCACGCCAGAGCGGTTCGTTCCAAAGCAAGCAGTACCCGTGGATCATCCAAATTTGACATATCTTATCTGCTCTTCATGCTTAGCCTATCCTCCAATGTAAATCTGCCTCCCTATCATGTATAGATGTTTTAAGTAAAAATTACTTTTCTATCATGTAGTTAAAATATTATTGTTCAAAAATTTCCTTGACATCCATCGCCAGGCCTTGAGCAGATTTAAATTCACCCTGATTGTTTTTCCAGACCATCGACGGTGTGGAGAAAAAGCCGTATTTCCCCATTAGGGCCTGGTTGGCATCAATTTTTGCAGCAATTTCGACAGGAATCTTTTCCATTTTCTTGAGCTGCTTTTTGCCTTTATTCTTGTTTATATCATTAAAAACTGCCGCTGGATCTTTCGAATTCAATAGTGTTGCCACCTGGCCACGGCTTTCTTCACGGATCACACCGACCTGAATATGACGCAGCTGTACCTTCCCTGATTCTACCCAAGGTCGGGCCGCCTGCCAGAATTTATAGCAATATGGGCAATTCGGATCGGAAAAGACATAAACCACCCGTGGTGCATCTGGCTTGCCATCCTGGATCCAGGTCGATTTTTCCAGGGTTTTCCATACATCGTCCAATACCGCTTTTTTCATATGCTTTTCAATCTGCTCATTGGAAAGGCTTTTCCCTTGTGCATCAAACAGTTCGCCCTTGATATAGTATTTATCATCATTGGAGATAAATACCGTATTGGAGTACTGGTCTTCATGCCCCACCCAGCCGGTCATTCCTTGTGGTGCCGGAATCTGTTTTACAAACACAAAGCCCTGTTTTTCAATATTCTGTTTAATATTTGCCTGCGTGTGCATGCTCATGATCAGAAACATGCCTGCACCAAGCACCTGGTTAATTTTATTCATACTACGTCCTTCCGTTTTTTAAGGTTGATCTGAAATCCTGTTTAAATATTGCTGCAACATGGCCGGACTGAGTTCCCCCATATGCCGCTCGACCAGCTGACCTTGAGCATTAAAAAACAGCGTCGTTGGCAGGCCGAAACTATTCAGCTGCTGGGGTAGTTCACCATATGGGTCCAGCAGGACATGTTTAAATTGAAACTGATGTTTTCTTAAATAGGCATTTACGGTGGCTACCTCCTCACCCTGATTGAGCATGACAAAATTCACTTGAGGATGCTGCTTGGCTGCTTTAGCCAACACCGGCATTTCACGGTGACACGGCGGACACCAGCTCGCCCACAAATTAATTACCGTGGGCTGGCCAATGAATTGGCTGAGTGAAACCTTGTCTGTACCCAGACGCTCCTGTTCTAGTCCAGCAAAGGCGAGATCAGGAAACGCTGCTTCAGTTTTTAGACTGGATTTGAACGCGAGCCCAAGCCCGATCCAGAGTACCAATATGATCAACAAGATGGCTTTAAATCTGGTCTGCAGCTGTCTGTTTCGAATGACATACCACAAAGCACCAAGCAGCACCCCTCCCCATAAATGGAAACCTTTGTCCTGGATTTTCAGTATGTCGATGGGTGCTGCAAAATACAGCTCGGCATTGAGCAGAACGAAAATAAGACGCGCACCCAGCATCCCCAGCAAAAAACTGCTCCAGAGCAAATCCTGACTTTTCCCAAGCTGCTGTTTAGACCATGAATACTTTCTGGCTAATCCAAACAGGATGGCAGATAACAGCATCAAGCCAGTGGCAACAATAATAAGTGCCCAGGGCAACATCAAAGGTCCCAGATGCAGTGCATCACTGGAAATCATCATGGTTGCTCTCCTTGCAGTTGCTGCAATGTGCCTAGTAAATGTGTCGCGCTAAAGCTTCCGGTTAAACGCAAGTCTCGCTGTTCCTGATGCGCTGCATTTAGAAATATGAAGGTGGGTGGTCCGAGGATTTGCCATTCTTTTAGCAGCTCATCCTGACTTGGATGATAGTGGGTCAGGTCTAATTTGATACGAACCACATTTTGTAAAGCCGTCTGGACATCACTACGTGGAATCACATCCTTTTCAATCGGTTGACAGGCCACACACCAGTCTGCATAGACATCAATCACCACCGGGTGTGCAGGATGTTTAACTAAAACCTGTCGCAATTGTGCGGCGGTACTGACCTTCTGCCATTCAAGCCGTGATTTCACATGGGCGACCTGTACCTGACTCCAGACATGGTAGAGCTGCATGCCTCCTGCATAGACCAGTAAACCACTGAGCAGCATCAGGCCTATTTTCGCTACAGACCGATGCACATGAGGCAGCATCTTGAACAAGAAGTAGCCTGAACAGGTGATCAGTACCACACCCAAAAGGCTCAGGTATAAAATGCCGGGCAATAGTGGACGGGCGAAATACAAGGCCAGCGCCAGCATGACAAAGCCAAAACTAAACTTCAGGCGATCCATCCAGATACCAGGCTTGGGTAAAAGATGGGACCCAAATACGGCAGCAATAAATAGTGGCAAGCCCAGCCCAAGGCCTAAGACGAACAGATAACTGGCTCCCAGCATTGGTTGATTAAGCTGAGACACATAGATTAAGGCACCGGCCAACGGTGCACTCATACATGGCCCGACAATCAGTGCCGCGATCATGCCCATAAGACCGGCACCAATCAGCGTGCCACCCTTCTGCTTTTGCTGCCATTGATCCAGACGCTGCAACATGCCTTGGGGTAAGGACAGCTGAAATGCTCCGAACAGATTAAGTGCGAACAAAACAAACAGAATGCTGAAAATACTGATGAATACCGGACTTTGAAACCAGCGCTGAAAACTGTAACCGAGCTGTGCCACAGCAAGTCCCATGACCGCATAGACCAGTGCCATACCCAAAACGAAAACCAGTGCAATCAGTGCCGCACGGTAGCCCCGGTGCTGCTGAACCAGAATTCCCGTTAAAATTGGAATTAAAGGTAAAGAACATGGTAAAAATGCCAGCAGAATGCCAAGCCCGAGAAAAATCAGGGCATTAATTAACAGACCTTGTTCTGACAGCAGACTTAAAAAATACTGGTCATTGTTCCACTGGCTATTCATGCCTGCTGACGAAGTTTGATTTTTAGGGTCTGCAATGAGCTGGTCATTTTTCTCTGTTAATTCCACCTCAGGCTGCACCACAGGTTCAGAAACTGCAGCGACTTGTATTTCCTCTACCTTTTCTTCGGTCAATGCTTTATCTGTACTTGGAGTTTGCTCTATAGCTTGGAGCTCATCTTTCTGAGCAGTCAGAATTTTTTCGTTTGCTTCTGGCGGTACAGTGCTGGTCAGCAGTTTTGGGGTTTTGCTCAAGTTTTGCGCTGGAAATAAACCATCTGCATCAGTTTTTACTGTGGTGCGTTGTACCGGATAACATAAACCGCTTTCTGCACAGCCCTGCCACTGCACCACAAACTTCTAGTTGGGCTGAACCTTCATATTGGTTTTGACTTGCCCATAATGGACCTGGGTCAAACCGAAATTGGGGTCATCTTTGTCTTCGGGTTTGGGCAGTGCCAACTTGACTGGGGTCTGCTGATGAGACACTTTAAGCTGGTCATGATACAAGTAATAGCCATCTGCGATTTTCCAGCTAAGCTCTGCCTGATCCTGGCTTGTAGAAACCACCTGAAACTGAAATGCCTGATCTGGTGGTAAAAAGTCTGCATGTGCAGTTCCCGTCATGATTCCACCGCCGATCACGGCACCCAATATCCACGTCAACATCCAGCTGATCTCCTCCTGTTAGGACTGCATTATTGAAAAACTAAAATTAAGGCAACATTAACAGCCCAAATCATTTATAAAATAATGGCAGTTTGATCAGGATGTTCTATGTTTATTGTATTGGTTGAGGATGATCCCTATATCGCACAGAGCATTTGTGCTGCTCTGAACTATCTGAATATTTCAGTGGAGCATGTCAGTAACGCACGTGCTGCAGATTATTTTATCCGGCATAGTGCAGTCGATTTGTGTTTACTGGATTTAGGCCTGCCGGATCAGGATGGCCTGGACTTGCTGCACAGCTGGCGGCGCGACCAGATTGATCTCCCGGTACTGGTATTGACGGCGCGGCTGCGGACCGATCAGTGTGTTCAGGCCCTGAATGCCGGTGCCGATGACTATCTGACCAAACCCTTTGAACTGGAGGAACTGATTGCCCGGATTCATGCCCTCACCCGTCGCCACCGCGGCTTTGCCTCCAATACCCTGCAATTTGATGAACTGGTTCTAAATCGGGATACCCAGACTGTGATCTATCAAGACCAGACCGTGAATTTATCTCGCCGTGAATTCAGCCTGCTGGAAACCCTGATGAGCCACCCCAACCAGATCCTGAAAAATGAACAGCTTATTGACAAGCTCTATGGTTTTCAGGACTCTATAGAGAGCAATGCCCTGAATGTACACATTTATCACCTGAGACAAAAACTGCATCCAGATTTAATTCAGACCATTCGTGGTGTGGGATATATTTTCAAACCGTTTGAGCAGCGTCATGTTTAGTCACAGCTTGAAATGGCGTTTGGTCATGAGCCTTTTGGCCATGTTTATTGTGCTGTGGAGTGCAGTATTTTCATGGCTGTATATTGACCTGAAACAACGCTTACAAGACACACTGGATCAACGCTTATCGGCATCTGCACAAATGGTTGCCCGGCTGATTCAGCAGTTACCACTGGATAGTCTGGGGGATGCAACATTATCCAAATTAGCCAAGAATGATGATGCAAACCAGTTAATTGCCTGTGAAGTCTCTCTTTTTAGCTCTGACATCTCGTTAGGCAATCAGGTGATTGCCAAAACACGCGGTGCCCCCCCAAATTTAAGCCAGCGACCACAAGGATTCAGCACCTGGCAGCAGGATAATACAGAATGGCGCAGTTATGTTCTGCGTCGTGGTGATATTCAGGTAGTGGCGGCAGAACGTATGTTCTTGAGGGATACGCTACTACAGCAGATTCTGCAGTCGGTACTGGTTCCCTTGGTCTTCTCACTGCTGATCTGTATTGCCCTGATCATCTTTATTATCCGCAGACAGTTCCGGTCTTTGGATCAGCTCAGTCAATACCTG is from Acinetobacter lwoffii and encodes:
- a CDS encoding MBL fold metallo-hydrolase codes for the protein MSNLPIVKDFFHEDTNTFSYVVRDPATKACAIIDSVLDYDPASASTSTIHADKIIAYIKEQGLTVEWILETHVHADHLTAAQYLKEELGGKIAMSQKIGIVQETFGAIYHLDIKQWNAQQLFDYLFEDHESFQIGTLKAYNIPTPGHTPACLSYVIGDAVFVGDTLFMPDYGTARCDFPRGSAEQLYDSVQSLFQLPEDTRVFLCHDYLPETRESYVCESDIQTQKKQNIHIHQGISKAEFAQMRNQRDSGLSMPKLILPAIQINMKAGQFPEPEQNGVSYLKLPINYFK
- a CDS encoding YeeE/YedE family protein, encoding MHDFLIAFIGGLMLGLSVVGYLYVNGRIAGISGLIGQVLNSKTVFKTPAIWFLSGLILTPFIYGLFVQPEIELNASPLMMIVAGLLVGFGTRLGSGCTSGHGICGISRLSKRSIVATMTFMFAGFVAVYLIRHITGAF
- the dsbG gene encoding thiol:disulfide interchange protein DsbG — translated: MNKINQVLGAGMFLIMSMHTQANIKQNIEKQGFVFVKQIPAPQGMTGWVGHEDQYSNTVFISNDDKYYIKGELFDAQGKSLSNEQIEKHMKKAVLDDVWKTLEKSTWIQDGKPDAPRVVYVFSDPNCPYCYKFWQAARPWVESGKVQLRHIQVGVIREESRGQVATLLNSKDPAAVFNDINKNKGKKQLKKMEKIPVEIAAKIDANQALMGKYGFFSTPSMVWKNNQGEFKSAQGLAMDVKEIFEQ
- a CDS encoding response regulator, with translation MFIVLVEDDPYIAQSICAALNYLNISVEHVSNARAADYFIRHSAVDLCLLDLGLPDQDGLDLLHSWRRDQIDLPVLVLTARLRTDQCVQALNAGADDYLTKPFELEELIARIHALTRRHRGFASNTLQFDELVLNRDTQTVIYQDQTVNLSRREFSLLETLMSHPNQILKNEQLIDKLYGFQDSIESNALNVHIYHLRQKLHPDLIQTIRGVGYIFKPFEQRHV
- a CDS encoding ArsR/SmtB family transcription factor, with the translated sequence MDMIAANAKIDFSQVDFVSQCLKVLANPDRLKILCVLVDGEMNVQEIEESTDIHQPTLSQQLTVLRKADMVGTRREGKQIFYRLSDPKVLSLMQKLYELYCAQPSS
- a CDS encoding TlpA disulfide reductase family protein, translating into MMISSDALHLGPLMLPWALIIVATGLMLLSAILFGLARKYSWSKQQLGKSQDLLWSSFLLGMLGARLIFVLLNAELYFAAPIDILKIQDKGFHLWGGVLLGALWYVIRNRQLQTRFKAILLIILVLWIGLGLAFKSSLKTEAAFPDLAFAGLEQERLGTDKVSLSQFIGQPTVINLWASWCPPCHREMPVLAKAAKQHPQVNFVMLNQGEEVATVNAYLRKHQFQFKHVLLDPYGELPQQLNSFGLPTTLFFNAQGQLVERHMGELSPAMLQQYLNRISDQP
- a CDS encoding YidH family protein: MSNLDDPRVLLALERTALAWNRSGLALIAFGFVIEKSNLLVQLVDPDTYAQKIAYSQWLGIAVIVFGMLVNFASILQYRRGLTSLRPPEFIEGYYTQYPVWLNLFTAFSGLLLIISFWLH
- a CDS encoding DUF6691 family protein, coding for MKNVFAFLFGALFSVGLMVSGMSNPEKVLDFLDLFGDWDASLAFVMMGAITVAFIPFQKALRTAQPKTVFNEPIDLPKNNQIDKKLITGAVLFGAGWGIAGICPAPSFTLIGLGHYQVLYFIVAMLVGVWIHRKWSGA